The following are from one region of the Edaphobacter acidisoli genome:
- a CDS encoding family 16 glycosylhydrolase, translating to MSASVSSSLNTTTLQVSGGTAPYTWTVQSGTLPAGIILSSGGVLSGTPTAVGGSTITLSVHDASGTPLTATEQISFDIIPTGFTTKMALDEEFNESTLNAALWHYRPGVRDLCTQDASGVTLSNGYLRLSTYSSTSNDVVTNYCGAIDTSTDFTYTYGYWEAAVRFQYQSGGQCAWWIQSPTNGQDLNNPQASGMEMDVFEHTSTNLNPLGYDNALHWDGYTAGIGQSAANRAALPNLDDGNFHIFGVAWTPAGYTFYVDGQVVWTVSSSQAPASSAPEYVILDTELPSPGGVPTAGYGAFGSSSNQYLDVDYVRIYPYAAAP from the coding sequence GTGAGCGCGTCGGTATCCTCGTCGCTTAACACGACCACGCTACAGGTCTCAGGAGGAACAGCTCCTTACACCTGGACGGTACAGTCAGGAACACTGCCAGCAGGCATTATTCTCAGCTCGGGCGGCGTTCTTTCGGGGACGCCGACGGCTGTTGGCGGCTCCACTATTACCTTGAGCGTCCATGATGCCAGTGGCACACCCCTCACCGCGACCGAGCAGATCTCCTTCGACATCATTCCGACCGGGTTCACAACAAAGATGGCACTCGATGAGGAGTTCAACGAGTCGACCCTGAACGCTGCTTTATGGCACTATCGTCCAGGTGTTCGCGATCTTTGCACGCAGGACGCAAGCGGCGTTACGCTCTCCAATGGATACCTGCGGCTGAGCACCTATTCCTCTACAAGCAATGATGTCGTGACGAACTACTGCGGTGCGATCGATACGTCGACCGATTTTACCTATACCTACGGCTATTGGGAGGCTGCTGTGCGCTTTCAGTATCAGTCCGGAGGGCAGTGCGCCTGGTGGATCCAGTCGCCTACCAATGGACAAGACCTGAACAACCCGCAGGCTTCCGGCATGGAGATGGATGTTTTTGAGCACACTAGCACGAACCTGAATCCCCTTGGATACGACAATGCACTGCACTGGGATGGCTATACCGCAGGTATAGGGCAAAGCGCGGCCAATCGAGCGGCGCTGCCTAACCTGGATGATGGCAATTTTCACATCTTCGGAGTCGCGTGGACTCCGGCAGGCTATACCTTCTATGTTGATGGACAGGTTGTCTGGACGGTGAGCAGCTCCCAAGCCCCGGCTTCAAGCGCTCCTGAATACGTCATCCTTGATACGGAGCTTCCGAGCCCCGGAGGTGTTCCGACTGCAGGCTACGGCGCGTTTGGCTCATCGAGCAACCAATACCTTGATGTGGATTACGTGCGCATCTACCCCTACGCTGCTGCCCCTTAG